The Vibrio tapetis subsp. tapetis genome segment TAAACGCATTATTACCACACTTACTGCAAGCTTCTATGCTGGTTGGATGGGTATATCGCGTTTTGTGGTTACACTTGTCACACACCAAATAGCCCAAACCAATCACATCCCCGACTTGATACAAACCTCGGTGCTCTAAATCAAGGAAAAGCTCTTGCCATTCCACTTGGGTCTTGTCTGTGATATCGAGCAAACCTTGCCAAATTGAGTCTGACAACATCAAATAAAACGGGCTGTTATCCTTATCTTGTTGATAGTTATCTGCGAACTCTTTTAAATCAGACTTCACATAGGCAG includes the following:
- a CDS encoding zinc ribbon-containing protein, producing MPKRKASYEEMLEGVVDTLKHSPEELERAVDTSAEVVSAASDMTKDEMALISAYVKSDLKEFADNYQQDKDNSPFYLMLSDSIWQGLLDITDKTQVEWQELFLDLEHRGLYQVGDVIGLGYLVCDKCNHKTRYTHPTSIEACSKCGNNAFTRQALKP